One Oenanthe melanoleuca isolate GR-GAL-2019-014 chromosome 3, OMel1.0, whole genome shotgun sequence DNA segment encodes these proteins:
- the WDR43 gene encoding WD repeat-containing protein 43, whose product MTPYGVIGACGAGARGEHAGGACAARGGPGRAEGSARAMAAPPCAFSPRGCRLFASSGPDGRLRVWDTAGSRLQHEYVPSAHLSAACTCLAWAPAGARQTPGKDGPQRKKRKSEVGEVDKQLDILAIGTAVGSILLYSTVKGELQSKLDGGHDSRVNCVRWHQDSCCLYSCSDDKHIVEWNTQTCKVKCKWKGDNSSVTCLCISPDGKMLLSAGRTIKLWDLETKEVYRHFTGHATSVSSLMFTTVKPMNESKPFDGITGLYFLSGAIHDRLLSVWQIRSDRKEKNAVMSFTVTEEPTFVDLTVSEVKDEPVKLAVVCRDGQLHLFEHILNGYCKKPLTSNCTVQIATPGNDGDSTPKPVPILAAAFCKDKQSLLLVYGNTLQPIIEKVSLNTSESHICLVRDVQKVLSLKTDAAVTKVKTPIVNSDTKVLVPGIPGHSTAVKTPASGKEKKKNKRKPGETEESIEERLGALDIDVSKVKTPGGLPQTDSFAVLLVQGLESNDAEILNKVLNTRKENIVKNTVARMPIHAVIPLLHELTKRLQGNPYSASLMVRWLKSVFTLHASYLSTLPDLIPQLGMLYQLMESRVKTLQKLSRLHGRLFILVTQVAASQAVKDVPEVNQTAKLVYEDDSSEEEGSDDEMIADKDSDENWDEDDESEEQSDDQDMTVEKEINGDSDLEPENESEEE is encoded by the exons ATGACGCCGTACGGCGTCATCGGGGCGTGCGGCGCAGGCGCGCGGGGCGAGCACGCGGGCGGTGCATGCGCTgcgcggggcgggccgggcaGAGCCGAGGGGAGCGCGCGCGCCATGGCGGCCCCTCCGTGCGCCTTCTCCCCCCGCGGGTGCCGCTTGTTCGCCTCGTCCGGGCCCGATGGGCGGCTGCGCGTGTGGGACACGGCCGGCAGCCGCCTGCAGCACGAGTACGTGCCCTCCGCGCACCTCAGCGCCGCCTGTACGTGCCTGGCCTGGGCCCCGGCGGGGGCGCGGCAGACCCCCGGCAAG GATGGCCCCCAGAGGAAAAAACGGAAGTCTGAAGTTGGAGAAGTGGACAAGCAGTTAGATATCCTGGCTATTGGTACAGCAGTTGGTAGTATTTTGTTGTACAGCACAGTAAAAGGAGAATTACAGAGCAAGCTA GATGGTGGTCACGACAGTAGAGTAAACTGTGTGAGATGGCATCAAGACAGCTGCTGCTTGTATAGCTGTTCAGATGACAAACACATCGTGGAATGGAACACACAGACCTGCAAAGTAAAGTG TAAGTGGAAAGGTGACAATAGCAGTGTCACCTGTCTATGCATCAGTCCAGATGGAAaaatgctgctctcagctggtAGAACTATAAAACTGTGGGACTTGGAGACCAAAGAAGTCTACAGA CATTTCACAGGCCATGCTACATCTGTGTCATCATTAATGTTTACCACAGTGAAACCTATGAATGAAAGTAAACCCTTTGATGGAATTACAGGACTTTATTTCTTGTCTGGAGCTATACACGACCGATTATTGAGTGTGTG GCAGATCAGATCagataggaaagaaaagaatgctGTGATGTCTTTCACAGTAACAGAAGAACCAACTTTTGTTGACCTGACTGTATCAGAAGTCAAAGATGAG CCTGTGAAGTTAGCCGTTGTGTGCAGAGATGGGCAGTTGCATTTATTCGAACATATCTTGAATGG ctattGCAAAAAACCCTTAACATCAAACTGTACTGTTCAGATAGCAACACCTGGGAATGATGGGGACTCAACACCGAAACCAGTCCCCATTCTAGCAGCTGCATTTTGCAAAGACAAACAGTCTCTGCTGCTGGTATATGGAAACACCTTACAGCCCATCATAGAGAAAGTG TCTTTGAACACCAGTGAATCCCACATATGTTTGGTACGGGACGTCCAGAAAGTGTTATCACTTAAAACAGATGCTGCTGTAACAAAG GTAAAGACACCTATTGTGAACTCGGACACCAAAGTTCTAGTTCCTGGCATTCCAGGACATAGTACAGCTGTCAAAACTCCAGCCTCgggaaaggagaagaagaaaaacaagaggaaaCCAGGAGAGACAGAG GAGAGCATTGAGGAGCGCCTTGGGGCATTGGATATCGATGTGAGCAAAGTCAAAACTCCAGGTGGCCTTCCCCAGACAgacagctttgctgtgctgctggttcAGGGCTTGGAAAGCAACGATGCAGAAATCTTAAAT aaAGTGCTTaacacaaggaaagaaaatatagtaAAGAACACAGTAGCCAGAATGCCTATACATGCTGTCATTCCACTGCTGCATGAG CTTACAAAGAGATTGCAGGGCAACCCATACAG tgcctcactaaTGGTTCGATGGCTGAAGTCTGTTTTTACCCTACATGCATCCTACCTTTCCACT TTGCCAGACCTTATTCCTCAGCTGGGAATGTTGTACCAGTTGATGGAGAGCAGAGTAAAAACTTTGCAAAAGCTTTCCCGCCTGCATGGAAGACTCTTCATTCTTGTCACCCAG GTTGCAGCATCACAAGCAGTTAAGGATGTACCCGAGGTTAATCAGACTGCAAAGCTGGTCTATGAGGATG acTCCTCGGAGGAGGAAGGCTCAGATGATGAGATGATTGCAGATAAAGACTCTGAC gaaaactgggatgaagatgatgaaagTGAGGAACAATCTGATGATCAAGACATGACTGTTGAAAAGGAAATCAATGGCGATTCTGATTTGGAACCAGAAAATGAAAGTGAAGAAGAATAA
- the TRMT61B gene encoding tRNA (adenine(58)-N(1))-methyltransferase, mitochondrial has translation MRVWRALRRAAASSSSSSSSSSSSSSFPRRRAWETSLSPLERVRRLLPPEEAAAVARCAAAPPPPPHAPPEEKEVADPRCSPLRAGELALAEMRRKHNRPLKLLCRLAAEAVLNIPSGALPHRDIIGRLPGQVLRASGGARLLLRRPSLDEYVLLMPRGPTIAYPKDVSAILMMMDIHPGDTVLETGSGSGAMSLFLSRAVGPNGRVLSYEIRDDHHNLAKKNYKHWRSAWEMGHMDEWPDNVEFILKDISTAAADMRSVTLDAVVLDMLNPQCALPVVHLSLKQGGVCAVYLANITQVIDLLDRIRSCKLPFLCEKIIEVTHRSWSVLPAKLKHCKSSQVVETQENIEEPPQNEYEEIHIPDQAVLKENKYNESLSDAAGTNHSVPYIARPSHWQEAHSAFLIKLRKFRPLLS, from the exons ATGAGGGTCTGGCGCGCTCTGCGGCGGGCGgctgcctcctcttcctcctcctcctcctcttcctcttcctcttcttcttttcctcgGAGGCGGGCATGGGAGACTTCGCTGTCTCCGCTGGAGCGGGTGAGGCGGCTGCTGCCGCCCGAGGAAGCGGCGGCGGTGGCGCGGTGcgcggcagcgccgccgccgccgcctcacgCTCCccctgaggagaaggaggtGGCGGATCCGCGTTGCAGCCCTTTGCGCGCCGGGGAGCTGGCGCTGGCGGAGATGCGGAGGAAGCACAACAGGCCGCTGAAGCTGCTGTGCCGGCTGGCGGCGGAGGCGGTGCTGAACATCCCCAGCGGCGCGCTGCCCCACCGCGACATCATCGGGCGGCTGCCCGGGCAGGTGCTGCGCGCCTCGGGCGGGGCGCGGCTGCTGCTGCGGCGGCCCTCGCTGGACGAGTACGTGCTGCTCATGCCGCGGGGACCCACCATCGCCTACCCCAAG GATGTAAGTGCTATTTTAATGATGATGGATATCCACCCGGGAGACACCGTGTTGGAAACTGGCAGCGGGTCTGGTGCTATGAGCTTGTTTCTGTCAAGAGCAG tTGGGCCCAATGGACGTGTTCTAAGTTATGAAATCAGAGATGATCATCACAATTTAGCTAAGAAGAATTACAAGCACTGGCGTTCTGCGTGGGAAATGGGACACATGGACGAGTGGCCAGATAACGTGGAGTTCATTCTTAAAGACATTtcaacagctgctgcagataTGAGATCTGTAACACTTGATGCA GTAGTTCTGGATATGCTGAACCCTCAGTGTGCTCTGCCTGTTGTACACCTAAGCCTGAAACAAGGTGGGGTGTGTGCTGTGTACTTAGCAAA CATCACACAGGTTATTGACCTTTTAGACAGAATACGGAGCTGCAAGCTTCCTTTTTTGTGTGAAAAGATAATTGAGGTAACTCACAGAAGCTGGTCAGTACTCCCTGCTAAACTCAAGCATTGCAAATCAAGCCAAGTGGTGGAAACTCAAGAAAATATTGAAGAACCACCTCAAAATGAATATGAAGAAATCCATATTCCGGATCAAGCAGttctcaaagaaaacaaatacaatg AATCACTCAGTGATGCTGCTGGAACAAACCACTCAGTGCCTTACATTGCCCGACCATCCCACTGGCAGGAAGCTCATTCAG cATTCCTTATCAAGCTGAGAAAGTTTCGACCACTGCTTTCTTGA